A region of Acropora muricata isolate sample 2 unplaced genomic scaffold, ASM3666990v1 scaffold_750, whole genome shotgun sequence DNA encodes the following proteins:
- the LOC136907625 gene encoding vesicle transport through interaction with t-SNAREs homolog 1A-like, whose product MADLFSHYEQQFGNLSAEITARICKIPNLHGTSKKAAISDVERCFDEARELVEQMELEVREVSGEEKAKLGHRLKAYKNEMKRFQQDLKKARIAFSDQEGRNELLGGEDSQSSEDQRTRLLDNTERLERTGNNLEEGYKICVETEQIGVDIMNNLQRDREVIERARDRTRQTDSTLSKSSRVLTGMMRRVIQNRIIMAVICLAILAIIGLVIYYATKS is encoded by the exons ATGGCGGACTTATTTAGTCATTACGAGCAACAGTTTGGAAATCTTAGCGCTGAAATCACAGCGAGAATTTGCAAGATTCCGAATCTTCATGGAA CTTCTAAAAAGGCTGCAATAAGTGATGTGGAGAGATGCTTCGATGAGGCACGGGAATTG GTTGAACAAATGGAATTAGAGGTCAGAGAGGTTTCTGGTGAAGAAAAAGCTAAGTTAGGACACAGACTCAAAGCATATAAGAATGAAATGAAACGATTTCAACAAGACTTG AAAAAAGCTCGTATTGCCTTTTCTGATCAAGAAGGCAGAAATGAACTGCTTGGTGGTGAAGATTCACAAAGCTCAGAAGATCAG AGAACCAGATTGCTCGACAATACAGAAAGATTAGAGCGTACAGGAAATAATCTCGAAGAAGGGTACAAAATTTGTGTGGAAACTG AACAAATAGGAGTTGATATAATGAACAATTTGCAGAGAGATCGAGAAGTTATTGAAAGAGCGAGAGACAGA ACACGTCAAACTGACAGTACTCTCTCAAAAAGCTCCAGGGTATTAACAGGGATGATGAGAAG ggtCATCCAAAACAGGATAATTATGGCAGTCATATGCCTGGCAATTTTAGCAATCATTGGACTTGTTATATATTATGCCACTAAATCTTAA